The Ruminococcaceae bacterium BL-4 region AACGCACCGATGTCCGACTACAAAAATTCGTTTTGCATTTAAGAGGAGATTCGCCCCTTCAATCAATCGGCTGCTTTCGATCTGTTGATCCCTTTGTATATTTGCAATGATATTCTGACGAATCGCAGCAATTCTCTGCTCATCCGTTAAATTTTCGTACTGCCCAATTTTTTCATAGGGAATCTTCACCCCTGCACGCTTTTTACACAGTTCCTCCTGCATCACGCGTTTCAGCTGAGAGAAACTCTCAAATCCAAGCTTTGCAGAAAGCCGTACCACACAACTCGGACTAACTTTAAGCTTCTGTGCAATTTCTCCGGAAGTCTCAAAGCAGCAATAAGTTTCTTTATTTTGAAGCAGATAGTCTAAAACCTTTTTATCCTTTGCTGTTAGCTTTGCTTTTAATGCTCTTTCTTCTATTAAATCCAGCATGCAGAAAGCACATCCTTCCTCTTTTTAATTCTATTTTATTCCCTGTTTAGAAGCTCTGTCAATAAAAATTTGATTTTATTCATTCAAATCGTATTATTTTTGATTGACAAAAATCCATTGATCGGTCATAATATATTTTATCATAGATTAATTCGGAGAGAAGAAATAATATGACACGTGATATGACCACTGGAAGTATTCCAAAACACATGCTTGTCTATGCGGTTCCACTGCTGTTCGGAAATATTTTTCAGCAGCTTTACCATACCGTAGATTCTATTGTGGTTGGAAAATACAACGGCAAAGAATCATTGGCTGCAATCGGTGCAGCAGGTCCTATTATGAATATTCTTCTATTTATTATTGTCGGTCTTTCGATGGGTGCTTCTATTCTGATGGCAGAACAGTTCGGTGCAAAAGATTATCCGCGGCTTCGTCGGGAACTTTCCACTTCGCTGATTGCTGGAATTGCTTTTACTTTAGTAATTTCTATTATTTCTGTTTTTGCAGCACCACTTTTTCTCATATGGACCAATACCCCTGCCGATATTTTAGAGGAAAGCACCCGCTATCTTCGGATTGTCTCTGCAGGCATGCTGTTTTCCTGTATTTATAATGTTTTTGCTGCGGCACTGCGTTCTGTAGGGGACTCTCGCACCCCGCTGCTTGTGCTGATTATGACCTCTCTCTTAAATATTGCTTTAGATGTCTGGTTTGTCGGTTATCTTGGACTTGGCCTAGAAGGAGCTGCGTGGGCCACCATATTTTCTCAGGCAATTTCTTCCGTCGTGCTGACACTCTACATTCATATCAAAGTTCCGTTGCTCCGACTCTCAAAGCAGACCCTCAAAATAGATTTTTCTTTGCTGAAGACGACTACCAGTTACGGCACTACCTCTGCAGTACAGCAAACCGTCGTTTATCTTGGCCGAGTCTTGGTGCAGTCGGCTGTCAACTCTCTCGGTGTTGATTCCATGGCAGCTTTTAATGCCGCCTTTAATTTGGACAGTTTTGCGATCTCTCCCGGCGATGCATTGGCGGCTTCTGTTACAACGATTGTTGCACAGAATCGTGGAGCAAAAAAATATGATCGAGTTCCAAAAGGATTTCATAGTGGATTAATAATCGGCATTTTCTATACATTGCTTGTCGCCGCTGTTGTCTATTGTTTTCCGGAAATTTTAATGGGACTTTTCCTAAACGGCGGAGATACCAATATCATTCAAATGGGTTCTGGTTATTTGCGGTCAATGGCGGCTTTTTATCTGGCAACCGCTTTTACCCAGACCATGCAGGGCTTGTTCCGTGGATTAGGACGTCTAGATGTAACATTGTTGGGTTCGTTAATTCAAATTGGGATCCGTGTTTTAATTACTTATTTGATGATTTATACACTTGGAATCAATGCGGTTGCCATCGGCACCGGAATCGGTTGGCTCTGCATGATTGTTTACGAAACAATTGTCTGGGTTCGCTATAAGCGCTATGAACTTTCGGCTCAGGAAAATTCTGAAAAAGACGAAAAAGAATCCGAAGAAAAATTTAAAGCATAAATTTAAAGCATAATAAAATAAAATTTAAAACAGCAAAGCATAATAAAGAAGGCTAAAAATTTCTTTTTGTTCTTTGCTGTTTCTTTATTATTATATTATAAAATACAAATTTTTCCGCCATTTTGTTACTTTATGCCAGCTGCTGAGAGCAATACATATTTTAAAATTCATGAGCCACCCTAAAAAAGGAAATGGAGGCGGTTCATGATGAAAGAAAACATTTTGCTCTTCTGCACGGGAAGCACACTTTATCCCGCTCTAGAGGTTCTTTATCGCGGTCACAGTGATTTTTCAATGGGAGTTGCAGGAGGAGTCTGCATGTGTCTCATCAATCGGGTATGCAACCAAGATCTTGGAAAAAAGTCTCTTCTGATCCGCTGCTGTGCAGGCGGTGCAACTATTACTACGGTAGAATTTTTCACTGGACTCATCGTAAATATTGGCATGGGCCGCTCCGTTTGGGATTATTCCAGTCTTCCCCTCAATTTTCTTGGACAAATCTGCCCCCTCTACTCCGGAATTTGGGCTCTGCTTTCTTTGCCTGCAATGGGGATTTGTGACGGGATTTTTCGACTTCTTTCTAAGATCCATCTTCCCTCTAAATAAGGCTTGTAATTTTTTTTAAAATAAGGTATAATAAATTTCCAAATCATATATCATATCAATCTGGCAGCAAGGCAGAAAACCGTGCGCTGGGATATGCAGACGGGCGGGCCCTGTACGACGCAGCGCCGCGAACCATGTCAGGCGGGGAACCGAGCAGCATTAAGCGGAGTTGCCGCGTGCGATGCAGGAAAGTCTGTCCGTCTGTATATCCGAGTTCATGGACCGCAGAAATTCTGCGGCTGCCTTGCTTTTTGATTTTATTGTTTTAAAAAGGGGGGATGTTCTGTGTATCAGGTGCTATACCGCAAATGGAGACCGCGTGTCTTTTCAGATGTAGTCGGTCAACCTCAAGTAACAGAAACGCTTAAAAACGAACTTAAAACCGGCAGAATTTCCCATGCCTACCTCTTTACCGGCTCCCGCGGCACCGGAAAAACCACCTGTGCAAAGATCCTAGCAAAGGCGGTCAACTGCCTTAACCTAAAAGATGGAGACCCCTGCGGTGAATGTGAAATCTGCCGCGGAATCTCAGACGGCACCGTGATGGATATTGTAGAAATCGATGCTGCCAGCAATAACGGTGTCGACAATATCCGGGCTCTGCGGGAAGAAGCGAATTTTACCCCCGCTGCCGCCAAATATCGTGTTTACATCATCGATGAAGTTCACATGCTTTCTGTAGGCGCTTTTAATGCATTATTAAAGACATTGGAAGAACCTCCCGCCCATGTGATCTTTATTTTAGCAACAACAGAAGTGCATAAACTTCCTGCAACTATTCTTTCCCGCTGCCAGCGATTTGATTTCCGCCGCATTCCGGCAGAAGATATCGCAAAACGGCTTCAGTATGTAACCGAGCAGGAAGGCGGTTCGCTCGATCCGGAAGCCGGTATGCTTTTAGCAAGGCTTGCGGATGGAGCACTGCGCGATGCACTCTCTCTTCTTGATCAGTGCCTTGGAAGAAGCCGCGAAATCACTGTACAAGTTGTCAATGAAACAGCCGGGCTTGCTGGAAGAGAGCATCTCTTTGCGCTTGCAGATGCAGTCCAAAATAGAGACAGCAGCAGCGCTCTGCAGACGATTGACGAGCTTTACCGCGGCGGCAAAGACATGGCACGGCTCTGTGAAGAATTTTCCTCTCACCTGCGCGGCATGATGCTGATTAAAACGATGAAAAATGCACGCTCCATTTTGGCGGTAACAGAAGAAGAGTGGAATTTGATGCAAGAACAGGCATTAAAGATGCCCCTTCCCACGCTGCTGCACGGGTTAGATGTTCTTCAGGAAACTCTTGATAAAATGTACCGCGGCGGGGATCGCCGCATTGAGATGGAAATGGCCATGGTTCGCCTAACTTCTCCGGAATTAGATGACAGCAAATCATCCATTTTACGGCGCCTTGATCATCTGGAAAAAGGAAAGCCACGCAAAGCAGTAGTGGAAAATACAGAACCAGCTGCCGATTTTACTTCGCCGATTGCGCAGGAAGCACCCAGCAAAATGGAAAAAGAATCTATTCCTGAAGTTTTAACTGCTTCTTCCCCTATCGCCGAAAAAATCAAAGAACCCCCAAAGCACAAAAGTCCCGTATCAGTTAAGGCTTCAACAAAAGATTCTGAACAAATTTTTAAAAATATACAACCATTTTCAGAATGGCCTGAGGTCCTGGAAGCTCTTAAAACATATTCCCGCACAATCGCTGCCGCTTTTAATGGTTCTACCGCTTATTTAAGCGGAGGCTACGTTTTGATCGACGCCAAAAACGAGATGGCTTTTAAGCTGCTTCGGGAATCCAGTCAGCGGGATCATATGAGAGAAGCCATTCAGAATATTACTGGAAAAGTTTATCGGTTGGGCCCTTATCGGCCCAGTGGAGATTCTGAAAAAGCAAAATCTGAAGACCCTTTGATTACTCTAGCTCAAAAAGCACAAAATGCAGGAATTGAAGTTACCGAAAAGTAAAAAATCGAATTACATAAACGGAGGTTTTTACCTATGAAAGCAAGATTACCGGAAGGTTATGGAAAAGGTGCAGGCAATCTGCAGCAAATCGCACGCCAAGCACAAAAGCTACAGGAACAGATGGACGAATTAACTACAGAGCTTGAAGCAAAAGAATATTCCGCTACCTCCGGTGGGGATGCTGTTAAAGCAACTGCTACCGGTAAATTAGAAATTACCGGTCTGGAAATCAAACCTGAAGTGATCGATCCAGAAGACGCTGAAATGTTATCCGACCTTGTTACTGCCGCTGTAAATGAAGCGCTGCGTGCTGCCGTAAAGGATAAGAATGAGCGCATGGAAGCACTTTCGGGCGGACTGAACGTTCCGGGGATGTTTTAATGCCTTCCTATAATGTTGCGCCGCTTTCCCGCCTAATTGAACAATTTGAACGCCTGCCGGGAATCGGACACAAAAGTGCCCAGCGGCTTGCATATCATGTATTGGGCATGAAAGATGACGAAGCAAAAGCTTTTGCAAATGCCATTTTAGAAGCCCACGAAAAAATTCATTACTGCAAAATCTGCTGCAACCTGACTGATCAGGAACTTTGTCCTGTTTGTCGAGAAGAAGGGCGAGATCATTCCATCATCTGTGTTGTGGAAGACCCACGGGATGTCATTGCACTGGAACGCACCCATGAATTTCGGGCAATGTACCATGTTCTGCATGGAGCAATCTCCCCTCTCTCCGGAGTCGGGCCTGAGCAGCTCTGTATTAAAGAACTTTTGGCTCGTGTAAAAGATCCGAAAGTAAAAGAAGTGATCATGGCCACCAACCCAACCGTGGAAGGAGAAGCAACCGCAATGTATATTTCGCGGCTCTTAAAGCCCATGGGAATCAAGGTAACCAGACTTGCCTATGGAATTCCGGTAGGCGGTGATCTTGAATATGCAGATGAAGTTACGCTTTCCCGTGCATTGGAAGGACGAAGCGAGCTTTAATCTATCAAAAGGAGGTCTTTTCGTTGAAAAAGCAAGAAAATTTTAAAACAATCGCCCGAAACAAAAAGGCCTATCATGATTATTTCGTTGAAGAAAGCATGGAAACTGGAATCGAGCTGCTCGGCACCGAAGTAAAATCCTTACGAAATGGGCAATGCAATTTAAAAGACGCATGGTGTTCTATCTCGGAAGGAGAACTACTTCTCAACGGCATGCACATCAGTCCTTATGAACACGGCAATATTTTCAACCGTGATCCTATGCGGGTCCGCAAGCTTTTAATGCACAAAAAAGAGATTTTAAGGCTTTTTGGTCTGATGAAACAGCAAGGATACACCTTAATTCCTCTTTCGCTTTATTTTAAAGGAAGCCGTGTTAAAGTGCAGGTTGGACTTTGCCGCGGCAAAAAGCTTTATGATAAGCGGGAAGATCTTGCCAAGAAAGCTGCCAAGCGCGATATGGAACGCGCAATAAAAACTGATATTCGTTCATGAATTTTTCATGTAAAAATGAGAAATCTATGATATGATGATCTTAAGTCTTGATAATCAATCAAGACTCCTCATGGGGGCGTAAAGGTTTCGACGGGGATTGTGAACCATAGTAAGCGAGCAGCGAGGCGGGACCGCTTTAAAAGCAGCACTTTTAAATTTAGTTGAGAAATCTTCTAATAACAACAACTATGGCTATGCCATGGCTGTTGCAGCTTAATTAATATAAGCTGCTGTCCTCTCTGAAAATACCGCGGTTCAGAATTGGGCATCATTTAGCGGTGAACGTGAATCGGGTAATGCCTTTTATCCGGTCATGAAGTAAAGGCTACCAAAGCTTTGAGCCTGCCGTCCGGCGCAAGGCTGAGGGAATTTTAAAAGAATGGATACGCTCGTAGAAAGCTCTGGGGAACGATTTTCGGACAGGGGTCCGACTCCCCTCGCCTCCACCATGATAAAAAGCATAGATTCCTGAATAAGGGATCTATGCTTTTTTTATGGATGTCTTTCATGCTTTTCTAATTTACTCCGACAACTTTTTGGTATCACCACATTGAAAAAGTCTCTGAGTGAGAACACCGTAATGCAGGTGGGAAAGCTTGACAAATTCGGTTAGCAGAAGTAAACTGAGGATGCGAATAGTTAGCTGAATCTAATTATAAACAGGAAATCAGATGCAGCTCCTGCTAGTATGACGGAACAGTATTTGAAGGCCAAGCGCAAGGAATTGTAAGGAGAAACAACTAAATGAAATATGATATTTATGCCAAAATTATGTGGGCATTGCTCAAAAATGATTTTACTAAGGAACTTTCCTGTTTCCTAAGCGAAGAGGATTCTAAAGCAATCATGGTAAAAGGTAAGCAGGAGTACCGCAAAATTATCGAGAGGACAGACGGCATCGGTGGCATGAAAAGGAATCCGATGACCATGAACCTGATTAACTGCTCTATGCTGATTGCTGTATACAAAGCTTCCAAAGAAAAGATTACGGCAGATCAGATGGGACAGATTTACGTGAATGCTTTATCTGGCAATGCTATTGTAAGAAAATTTTCAAAGAAAGACTGCTTCAACGCCGATTGGCAGAAAAAGCGCAACGAAATTGCTCTTGAATCGCAGAAACGTGAATTCTCCAACGATTGGGTAAGTGAATTCCGACCGGGAAAAAATGTTAATGAATACGGCATCAATTTTTATGAATGCGGTATCTGTAAATTGTGCAAGCAGGAAAATTGCTTTGAACTTGCTTCCCAGATGTGTAAATTTGACTACATCATGGCAGAAGCAATGGGTGCAGAATTAACCCGAACAAAAACGATTGCAGGCGGCGATCAACTATGCGATTTTTTTTACAGAAAAAAGCAATAATGCTGCAACAATTTACGCTTGACAATGTCTCATTTACTAAGGCATAGTAACATCACCAACATTTCATTTACAAAATAAACGTATTCGGATTTCGCACGTTCGCCTCCACCAGACTTTTTTACTGAAACTATTTCGCTCGCGTTTTCATCTTGCATCTTTTATGACCTAACTTTTCAATTAAAATCTCCGAAGCCCACATTTTTGTAGCCTTCGGAGATTTTTTACGTCTATCTCTATTTTTAAGTCTCTTTTTAACCTGTTAATGAATTTCTGATAATTTGATATTGTTTACTTGCAATGTCCCTGATACCACTGCATTCTGCAATGCACTATATACTGCATTGATCAAGCCGGCTGATGAAAAAGTTGCTCCGGTAACAGCATCTACTTGCAACGATTGCTGTCCTATAATTTTATCAAGTAGGCTTTTGGCTTCATCAAAATATCGATCTGTATCACTTTTACTAATTACATCAATTGCTGTGACCTGACCATTTTTCACGGTAACGGCAACCGTAATTGTCCCCTTATATCCGTCGGCAGTTCCCTGATAAACGCCATCTTTTAACTGAGCACCTGAAAATGTAACGATATTGGCACTCGTATCGCTCGATGTTGTTTTAGCTTGTTCACTAGTCTGTTCGTTAGTTTGTTCACTATTACTGCTCACTCTGCTCGACTCTGTGACTGCCGGTGCGTGTTGGCTGTTTCCAAACAAGCGTTTGGGAAGTCGAATTCCAACATCATATATGTGTAATACAAGAAGTACAATCATGGCAACTGTAGCTATTCTATGAGCAATCATCCATTTCCGTTTCATTTTTTTGCGCAGCAAATAGGTTAAAGCTAAAATAAGAGTAAGAACATAGCATACCGTCCCCCAGTTAAATGTAAACAAAACCGAAGCCGGCTCAAAATTTGCCAATGTAGCCGAAGCAGGATTCCCTGCGAGAATCCCATGGATACCTCCTACAATAATCAGCAAAGTTCCAAACGGAATATGAATTTTATGAAAAAAAGTATTTAATTTTTTATTTCGGCTAATGCGTGCAATATACCTTAAAACAGTCATAATCGTGAGTATTACAGCAATCCATGCAAGAATTAAGCTAATAAGCATTGTTATATTCTCCCAGTTTATATTTGATTTTTTCTTTTATTTTGTATATAATATCACAATTCTGCCTAAAAAACAACTGATTTTTTATTTGTTGTCAAAAATAAAATCCGCGCCGACAAAAAGTCAGCACGGATTTCTATCCCTTATGATTGTCTTTTAACGATGCCCAAGTCAAAATTTTAAACGCTTAACGATTCAAAAGCCAGATCCCGGCGCTTAAGTAAGCCGCAAAAGTAATCCAAATAAAATATGGAATCTGCAGCTGTGCCGCAAGTTTATTGATTTTACGAAATTCTGTCAGCATAAACAATACCGATACCCAAAGCAAAAGGAGCCAAATAAACGCAAACAGATAATTTCGCAGATTAAAGAAGATTATTGTCCAAAAGAAGTTTATTGCCAACTGTATTCCATAAATCCAGAGAGCCCGATTCTTTTCTTCATAGTCAGCAGTATATATCATATAAGCGGAAATGCCCATCAAAATATATAGCACCGTCCATACAATCGGAAAGAGGGATCCAGGAGGCGCGAGTGGAGGTTTTTTTATATTTTGAAAAATAAAAGTATTGCTCTGGGTCAAAAAGCCTGAAACAGCTCCTGTTCCAACACTAATCAACAAGCTAATGATTAAAGGCTTCCAACGAATATATAGCGTTTTTGATTTCATAAAAGTCCCCTCCCAACATCATAAAGAATATATGCAATTTATTTCTAAAATATTAATGTAACTAAAATATTATTAAAGGAAGGCAGAGTTTTATTTACTCTGCCTTCCTTTTCCCCTAACGCTTCGTATTAGGTCCAAGAGCCACTTTTTTGGTATTGTGCTCTTCATTTTGATTTTTAACATGAGTCGATCGATTAGGGTTTTTCGTATTTTCCGCATTGCTTTTTAAATCTGTTTTATTTTTTCCTTTCTCCATAAGGTTTCACC contains the following coding sequences:
- a CDS encoding MurR/RpiR family transcriptional regulator; translation: MLDLIEERALKAKLTAKDKKVLDYLLQNKETYCCFETSGEIAQKLKVSPSCVVRLSAKLGFESFSQLKRVMQEELCKKRAGVKIPYEKIGQYENLTDEQRIAAIRQNIIANIQRDQQIESSRLIEGANLLLNAKRIFVVGHRCVAGFAQSFGVMLSCIRPHVQVVNGTLPMVDTLSDLNEKDVLVAIAFERYSNSTIFAVKMAKEAHTKVIAMTDSYASPIAQGAAVVLVSSGENFSFYNSYASLEMNLEILVGLLSAHNKKQNEERLKKMEQYLEKNGEY
- a CDS encoding MATE family efflux transporter, producing the protein MTRDMTTGSIPKHMLVYAVPLLFGNIFQQLYHTVDSIVVGKYNGKESLAAIGAAGPIMNILLFIIVGLSMGASILMAEQFGAKDYPRLRRELSTSLIAGIAFTLVISIISVFAAPLFLIWTNTPADILEESTRYLRIVSAGMLFSCIYNVFAAALRSVGDSRTPLLVLIMTSLLNIALDVWFVGYLGLGLEGAAWATIFSQAISSVVLTLYIHIKVPLLRLSKQTLKIDFSLLKTTTSYGTTSAVQQTVVYLGRVLVQSAVNSLGVDSMAAFNAAFNLDSFAISPGDALAASVTTIVAQNRGAKKYDRVPKGFHSGLIIGIFYTLLVAAVVYCFPEILMGLFLNGGDTNIIQMGSGYLRSMAAFYLATAFTQTMQGLFRGLGRLDVTLLGSLIQIGIRVLITYLMIYTLGINAVAIGTGIGWLCMIVYETIVWVRYKRYELSAQENSEKDEKESEEKFKA
- a CDS encoding conserved protein of unknown function (Evidence 4 : Unknown function but conserved in other organisms), giving the protein MMKENILLFCTGSTLYPALEVLYRGHSDFSMGVAGGVCMCLINRVCNQDLGKKSLLIRCCAGGATITTVEFFTGLIVNIGMGRSVWDYSSLPLNFLGQICPLYSGIWALLSLPAMGICDGIFRLLSKIHLPSK
- a CDS encoding protein of unknown function (Evidence 5 : Unknown function) — protein: MQTGGPCTTQRREPCQAGNRAALSGVAACDAGKSVRLYIRVHGPQKFCGCLAF
- a CDS encoding DNA polymerase III subunits gamma and tau — protein: MYQVLYRKWRPRVFSDVVGQPQVTETLKNELKTGRISHAYLFTGSRGTGKTTCAKILAKAVNCLNLKDGDPCGECEICRGISDGTVMDIVEIDAASNNGVDNIRALREEANFTPAAAKYRVYIIDEVHMLSVGAFNALLKTLEEPPAHVIFILATTEVHKLPATILSRCQRFDFRRIPAEDIAKRLQYVTEQEGGSLDPEAGMLLARLADGALRDALSLLDQCLGRSREITVQVVNETAGLAGREHLFALADAVQNRDSSSALQTIDELYRGGKDMARLCEEFSSHLRGMMLIKTMKNARSILAVTEEEWNLMQEQALKMPLPTLLHGLDVLQETLDKMYRGGDRRIEMEMAMVRLTSPELDDSKSSILRRLDHLEKGKPRKAVVENTEPAADFTSPIAQEAPSKMEKESIPEVLTASSPIAEKIKEPPKHKSPVSVKASTKDSEQIFKNIQPFSEWPEVLEALKTYSRTIAAAFNGSTAYLSGGYVLIDAKNEMAFKLLRESSQRDHMREAIQNITGKVYRLGPYRPSGDSEKAKSEDPLITLAQKAQNAGIEVTEK
- the ebfC gene encoding nucleoid associated protein (Evidence 2a : Function from experimental evidences in other organisms; PubMedId : 16740939, 19208644, 19594923, 20639362, 22333191, 22544270; Product type f : factor), which produces MKARLPEGYGKGAGNLQQIARQAQKLQEQMDELTTELEAKEYSATSGGDAVKATATGKLEITGLEIKPEVIDPEDAEMLSDLVTAAVNEALRAAVKDKNERMEALSGGLNVPGMF
- the recR gene encoding recA filament-DNA complex stabilisation factor (Evidence 2a : Function from experimental evidences in other organisms; PubMedId : 12065426, 24285298, 24891441; Product type f : factor) encodes the protein MPSYNVAPLSRLIEQFERLPGIGHKSAQRLAYHVLGMKDDEAKAFANAILEAHEKIHYCKICCNLTDQELCPVCREEGRDHSIICVVEDPRDVIALERTHEFRAMYHVLHGAISPLSGVGPEQLCIKELLARVKDPKVKEVIMATNPTVEGEATAMYISRLLKPMGIKVTRLAYGIPVGGDLEYADEVTLSRALEGRSEL
- the smpB gene encoding tmRNA-binding protein (Evidence 2a : Function from experimental evidences in other organisms; PubMedId : 10947848, 11395451, 11918677, 12682299, 26735940; Product type f : factor) gives rise to the protein MKKQENFKTIARNKKAYHDYFVEESMETGIELLGTEVKSLRNGQCNLKDAWCSISEGELLLNGMHISPYEHGNIFNRDPMRVRKLLMHKKEILRLFGLMKQQGYTLIPLSLYFKGSRVKVQVGLCRGKKLYDKREDLAKKAAKRDMERAIKTDIRS
- a CDS encoding conserved protein of unknown function (Evidence 4 : Unknown function but conserved in other organisms) encodes the protein MKYDIYAKIMWALLKNDFTKELSCFLSEEDSKAIMVKGKQEYRKIIERTDGIGGMKRNPMTMNLINCSMLIAVYKASKEKITADQMGQIYVNALSGNAIVRKFSKKDCFNADWQKKRNEIALESQKREFSNDWVSEFRPGKNVNEYGINFYECGICKLCKQENCFELASQMCKFDYIMAEAMGAELTRTKTIAGGDQLCDFFYRKKQ
- a CDS encoding putative FMN-binding domain protein (Evidence 3 : Putative function from multiple computational evidences) produces the protein MLISLILAWIAVILTIMTVLRYIARISRNKKLNTFFHKIHIPFGTLLIIVGGIHGILAGNPASATLANFEPASVLFTFNWGTVCYVLTLILALTYLLRKKMKRKWMIAHRIATVAMIVLLVLHIYDVGIRLPKRLFGNSQHAPAVTESSRVSSNSEQTNEQTSEQAKTTSSDTSANIVTFSGAQLKDGVYQGTADGYKGTITVAVTVKNGQVTAIDVISKSDTDRYFDEAKSLLDKIIGQQSLQVDAVTGATFSSAGLINAVYSALQNAVVSGTLQVNNIKLSEIH
- a CDS encoding TspO/MBR family protein, with the protein product MKSKTLYIRWKPLIISLLISVGTGAVSGFLTQSNTFIFQNIKKPPLAPPGSLFPIVWTVLYILMGISAYMIYTADYEEKNRALWIYGIQLAINFFWTIIFFNLRNYLFAFIWLLLLWVSVLFMLTEFRKINKLAAQLQIPYFIWITFAAYLSAGIWLLNR
- a CDS encoding conserved protein of unknown function (Evidence 4 : Unknown function but conserved in other organisms) is translated as MEKGKNKTDLKSNAENTKNPNRSTHVKNQNEEHNTKKVALGPNTKR